The following are from one region of the Gossypium hirsutum isolate 1008001.06 chromosome D03, Gossypium_hirsutum_v2.1, whole genome shotgun sequence genome:
- the LOC121215596 gene encoding protein AGENET DOMAIN (AGD)-CONTAINING P1, translated as MSQKGKCGIGVNTEGPPHLQPGSTVEIKPPEFGYQGAWYTATIIQRNTPIPSRRFMVQFTHLFQDQKTGERPLRMFSVSHIRPQLPPLRPRKFKQGEDAGAYHKYGWWEGVILQEWNNGNYLFMFHSDNHSPKYVVFGVNQLRLHRTWFNGYWVPPVQESELAVEEVQREEEYNEGDLVEVRNDEDGSNRSWFAAIIVKPVGNKRYLIQYVTLETEDNTDFLEKEVDTSHIRPRPPDIVVPDQFVMLDQVDAFYKGGWWKGVIIKVLSGDSKYHVYLATREEMEFKHDELRLHQDWIDGKWTKPSPVI; from the exons ATGTCACAAAAAGGGAAATGCGGCATCGGCGTCAACACCGAAGGCCCACCACACCTGCAACCAGGTTCCACAGTTGAGATTAAACCCCCCGAATTTGGTTACCAGGGTGCATGGTACACCGCCACTATCATCCAGCGCAATACTCCAATACCCTCCAGGAGGTTCATGGTCCAATTCACCCATCTTTTCCAAGACCAAAAAACCGGGGAAAGACCCTTAAGGATGTTCAGCGTCAGCCATATACGCCCTCAGCTCCCTCCACTACGTCCAAGAAAGTTCAAGCAAGGTGAAGACGCGGGCGCTTATCACAAGTACGGCTGGTGGGAAGGGGTGATTCTTCAAGAGTGGAATAATGGCAACTATCTTTTTATGTTTCACAGTGATAATCACTCGCCAAAGTACGTAGTGTTTGGAGTGAATCAATTGAGGCTTCATAGAACCTGGTTTAATGGGTATTGGGTACCGCCAGTGCAGGAATCTGAGCTAGCTGTGGAG GAAGTACAAAGGGAAGAAGAGTATAATGAGGGAGACCTTGTTGAGGTGCGCAATGATGAAGATGGTTCTAACCGTTCTTGGTTTGCCGCAATTATTGTTAAACCAGTGGGGAATAAAAGGTACCTCATTCAGTATGTGACCTTGGAAACCGAAGATAACACTGATTTCTTAGAGAAAGAAGTGGATACCTCGCACATTAGGCCTCGTCCACCGGATATTGTGGTGCCTGATCAGTTTGTAATGCTTGATCAAGTTGATGCTTTCTACAAAGGTGGATGGTGGAAAGGTGTGATTATTAAGGTCCTTTCTGGTGATTCTAAATATCATGTCTATTTGGCTACCCGTGAAGAAATGGAATTTAAACACGATGAATTAAGGCTACACCAAGACTGGATTGATGGAAAATGGACTAAACCTTCCCCAG TGATATGA
- the LOC107929231 gene encoding protein AGENET DOMAIN (AGD)-CONTAINING P1, which produces MGSLHLSLFTSPAKRRTMSQKGKYTIGLGIEDPPHLQPGSRVEIKPRGFGYRGAWFSAIIIKRDTPIYSNHFVVKFTDLYLDKNTGTRPLKKMSIVFIRPQPSPQRPRKFKIGDNADAYHMNGWWEGVIVVELQDDNYVFLFHSEYQWPKCLVFGVSQLRLHRTWFGGYWMPPALESELDVEEVQREEEPTKITMEMEELSEGALVEVANDEDGFNRAWFAAIIVKPVGNNRYMIQYDTVQTEDNTGLGKEMDIVQIRPRPPDIPVPDQFEMLDQVEALYKGGWWKGVIINVLSEDSKYQVYLATHEEMEFKHSNLRLHQDWVHGKWTKPSPVI; this is translated from the exons ATGGGCAGTTTACATCTTTCTCTGTTCACATCTCCAGCCAAAAGGAGGACAATGTCACAAAAAGGGAAGTACACCATCGGCCTCGGCATCGAAGACCCACCACACCTGCAACCAGGTTCTAGAGTTGAGATTAAACCACGTGGATTTGGTTACCGGGGTGCATGGTTCTCCGCCATTATCATCAAGCGCGACACTCCAATATACTCTAACCATTTCGTGGTCAAATTCACCGATCTTTACCTAGATAAAAATACCGGGACAAGACCCTTAAAGAAGATGAGCATCGTCTTTATACGCCCTCAGCCCTCTCCACAACGTCCAAGAAAGTTCAAGATAGGTGACAACGCGGACGCTTATCACATGAACGGCTGGTGGGAAGGGGTGATTGTCGTAGAGTTGCAGGATGACAACTATGTTTTTTTGTTTCACAGTGAGTATCAGTGGCCAAAGTGCTTAGTGTTTGGAGTGAGTCAATTGAGGCTTCATAGAACCTGGTTTGGTGGGTATTGGATGCCACCAGCGCTGGAATCTGAGCTAGATGTGGAG GAAGTACAAAGGGAAGAAGAGCCAACAAAGATAACGATGGAGATGGAAGAGCTGAGTGAGGGAGCACTTGTTGAGGTGGCCAATGATGAAGATGGTTTTAACCGTGCTTGGTTTGCTGCAATTATTGTTAAACCAGTGGGGAATAATAGGTACATGATTCAGTATGATACCGTGCAAACCGAAGATAACACTGGTTTAGGGAAAGAGATGGATATCGTGCAGATTAGGCCTCGTCCACCTGATATTCCGGTGCCTGACCAGTTCGAAATGCTTGATCAAGTTGAAGCTTTGTACAAAGGTGGGTGGTGGAAGGGTGTGATTATTAACGTCCTTTCTGAAGATTCTAAATATCAGGTCTATTTGGCTACACATGAAGAAATGGAATTTAAACACTCTAATTTAAGGCTACACCAAGACTGGGTTCATGGAAAATGGACTAAACCTTCCCCAG TGATATGA
- the LOC107929255 gene encoding protein AGENET DOMAIN (AGD)-CONTAINING P1 isoform X1: MSQEGKATTAPATQDPPSLLQPGSLVEVNPRDNDYLGAWYLAVIVERATSTCDDRYVVQLLFLYEDISTGTKAIREYNSVDIRPLPPRHRPRKFKVGDLVEAYYRFGWFEGEIVEELHNGNYICQLKSSKRLELVVERLRLQRSWRDGEWIPPLDESELAVEEEDSTEKMMESETDNAEASKAGTGNILEESDQKTKEKEEEFSEGAHVEVTNIDGDGSNQAWFAATIVKPVGNNRYLIRFETLRTEDDTGFLEKEMDSSHIRPPPPHIPVPDQFKMFDHVEVLYKGGWWKGVIAEVLPDDSKYLVFLANYDKLECKHSDLRPRQGSIDEN; encoded by the exons ATGTCACAAGAAGGCAAGGCCACCACCGCCCCCGCCACCCAAGATCCACCATCCCTGCTGCAACCAGGTTCCTTAGTTGAGGTCAACCCCCGAGACAATGATTACCTGGGTGCGTGGTACCTCGCCGTAATCGTCGAGCGCGCTACTTCAACATGCGACGACAGGTACGTGGTCCAACTCCTCTTTCTTTACGAAGACATAAGTACGGGGACAAAAGCCATCAGGGAGTACAACAGCGTTGATATACGCCCTTTACCCCCTCGACACCGACCAAGAAAGTTCAAGGTGGGTGACTTAGTGGAGGCTTATTACAGATTCGGTTGGTTCGAAGGGGAGATTGTTGAAGAGTTGCATAATGGCAACTATATTTGTCAGTTGAAGTCGTCAAAGCGCTTAGAACTTGTGGTGGAACGGTTGCGGCTTCAAAGAAGCTGGCGTGATGGGGAATGGATACCGCCATTGGATGAATCTGAGCTAGCTGTGGAG GAAGAAGATTCAACAGAGAAAATGATGGAGTCTGAGACTGACAATGCAGAAGCAAGCAAAGCAGGGACTGGTAACATATTGGAGGAGTCTGatcagaaaacaaaagaaaaagaagaagagtttAGTGAGGGAGCACATGTTGAGGTGACCAATATTGATGGAGATGGTTCTAACCAAGCTTGGTTTGCTGCAACTATTGTTAAACCAGTGGGGAATAATAGGTACCTCATTCGGTTTGAGACCTTGAGAACCGAAGATGATACTGGTTTCTTAGAGAAAGAGATGGATAGCTCGCACATTAGGCCTCCTCCACCACATATTCCGGTGCCTGACCAGTTTAAAATGTTTGATCACGTTGAAGTTTTGTACAAAGGTGGGTGGTGGAAGGGCGTGATTGCAGAGGTTCTTCCTGACGATTCTAAATATCTGGTCTTTTTAGCTAACTATGATAAATTGGAATGTAAACACTCTGATTTAAGGCCACGCCAAGGCAGCATTGATGAAAACTGA
- the LOC107929255 gene encoding protein AGENET DOMAIN (AGD)-CONTAINING P1 isoform X3 codes for MSQEGKATTAPATQDPPSLLQPGSLVEVNPRDNDYLGAWYLAVIVERATSTCDDRFGWFEGEIVEELHNGNYICQLKSSKRLELVVERLRLQRSWRDGEWIPPLDESELAVEEEDSTEKMMESETDNAEASKAGTGNILEESDQKTKEKEEEFSEGAHVEVTNIDGDGSNQAWFAATIVKPVGNNRYLIRFETLRTEDDTGFLEKEMDSSHIRPPPPHIPVPDQFKMFDHVEVLYKGGWWKGVIAEVLPDDSKYLVFLANYDKLECKHSDLRPRQGSIDEN; via the exons ATGTCACAAGAAGGCAAGGCCACCACCGCCCCCGCCACCCAAGATCCACCATCCCTGCTGCAACCAGGTTCCTTAGTTGAGGTCAACCCCCGAGACAATGATTACCTGGGTGCGTGGTACCTCGCCGTAATCGTCGAGCGCGCTACTTCAACATGCGACGACAG ATTCGGTTGGTTCGAAGGGGAGATTGTTGAAGAGTTGCATAATGGCAACTATATTTGTCAGTTGAAGTCGTCAAAGCGCTTAGAACTTGTGGTGGAACGGTTGCGGCTTCAAAGAAGCTGGCGTGATGGGGAATGGATACCGCCATTGGATGAATCTGAGCTAGCTGTGGAG GAAGAAGATTCAACAGAGAAAATGATGGAGTCTGAGACTGACAATGCAGAAGCAAGCAAAGCAGGGACTGGTAACATATTGGAGGAGTCTGatcagaaaacaaaagaaaaagaagaagagtttAGTGAGGGAGCACATGTTGAGGTGACCAATATTGATGGAGATGGTTCTAACCAAGCTTGGTTTGCTGCAACTATTGTTAAACCAGTGGGGAATAATAGGTACCTCATTCGGTTTGAGACCTTGAGAACCGAAGATGATACTGGTTTCTTAGAGAAAGAGATGGATAGCTCGCACATTAGGCCTCCTCCACCACATATTCCGGTGCCTGACCAGTTTAAAATGTTTGATCACGTTGAAGTTTTGTACAAAGGTGGGTGGTGGAAGGGCGTGATTGCAGAGGTTCTTCCTGACGATTCTAAATATCTGGTCTTTTTAGCTAACTATGATAAATTGGAATGTAAACACTCTGATTTAAGGCCACGCCAAGGCAGCATTGATGAAAACTGA
- the LOC107929255 gene encoding protein AGENET DOMAIN (AGD)-CONTAINING P1 isoform X4 → MSQEGKATTAPATQDPPSLLQPGSLVEVNPRDNDYLGAWYLAVIVERATSTCDDRYVVQLLFLYEDISTGTKAIREYNSVDIRPLPPRHRPRKFKVGDLVEAYYRFGWFEGEIVEELHNGNYICQLKSSKRLELVVERLRLQRSWRDGEWIPPLDESELAVEEEDSTDETKQTDSNTAGIMESEADSAESSTAGTGNIQEASGQVTIEEEGVSKGEHDEEANYEEL, encoded by the exons ATGTCACAAGAAGGCAAGGCCACCACCGCCCCCGCCACCCAAGATCCACCATCCCTGCTGCAACCAGGTTCCTTAGTTGAGGTCAACCCCCGAGACAATGATTACCTGGGTGCGTGGTACCTCGCCGTAATCGTCGAGCGCGCTACTTCAACATGCGACGACAGGTACGTGGTCCAACTCCTCTTTCTTTACGAAGACATAAGTACGGGGACAAAAGCCATCAGGGAGTACAACAGCGTTGATATACGCCCTTTACCCCCTCGACACCGACCAAGAAAGTTCAAGGTGGGTGACTTAGTGGAGGCTTATTACAGATTCGGTTGGTTCGAAGGGGAGATTGTTGAAGAGTTGCATAATGGCAACTATATTTGTCAGTTGAAGTCGTCAAAGCGCTTAGAACTTGTGGTGGAACGGTTGCGGCTTCAAAGAAGCTGGCGTGATGGGGAATGGATACCGCCATTGGATGAATCTGAGCTAGCTGTGGAG GAAGAAGATTCAACAGACGAAACGAAGCAGACGGATTCTAACACAGCTGGGATTATGGAGTCTGAGGCTGATAGTGCAGAATCAAGCACAGCAGGGACTGGTAACATACAGGAGGCGTCTGGTCAGGTAACAATAGAAGAAGAAGGGGTTAGCAAGGGAGAACATGATGAGGAGGCCAATTATGAAGAGTTATGA
- the LOC107929255 gene encoding protein AGENET DOMAIN (AGD)-CONTAINING P1 isoform X2, which yields MSQKGKPIDAPATEDPPYLQPGSIVEVNHEDNVCPRARYTAIIMERATSTNDKRYVVQFTNLYQDRNSGTKLSKEYNSVDICPLPPPQPPRKFKVGDIVEAYFDDGWYEGKIDQVLDDDRYIFRMSSMFLLFGVNQLRLHRTWLNGNWVPPLDESELAVEEEDSTEKMMESETDNAEASKAGTGNILEESDQKTKEKEEEFSEGAHVEVTNIDGDGSNQAWFAATIVKPVGNNRYLIRFETLRTEDDTGFLEKEMDSSHIRPPPPHIPVPDQFKMFDHVEVLYKGGWWKGVIAEVLPDDSKYLVFLANYDKLECKHSDLRPRQGSIDEN from the exons atgtcaCAAAAAGGCAAGCCCATCGACGCCCCCGCCACCGAAGATCCACCGTACCTGCAACCAGGTTCCATAGTTGAGGTCAACCACGAAGACAATGTTTGCCCGCGTGCGCGGTACACCGCTATAATCATGGAGCGCGCTACTTCAACAAACGACAAGAGGTACGTGGTCCAATTCACCAATCTTTACCAAGATAGAAATAGCGGGACAAAACTCTCCAAGGAGTACAACAGCGTCGATATATGCCCTCTGCCCCCTCCACAACCACCAAGAAAGTTCAAGGTGGGTGACATAGTGGAGGCTTATTTCGACGACGGCTGGTACGAAGGCAAGATTGATCAAGTGTTGGATGATGACAGGTATATTTTTCGGATGTCATCCATGTTCTTACTGTTTGGAGTGAATCAATTGAGGCTTCATAGAACCTGGCTTAATGGGAATTGGGTACCACCATTGGATGAATCTGAGCTAGCTGTGGAG GAAGAAGATTCAACAGAGAAAATGATGGAGTCTGAGACTGACAATGCAGAAGCAAGCAAAGCAGGGACTGGTAACATATTGGAGGAGTCTGatcagaaaacaaaagaaaaagaagaagagtttAGTGAGGGAGCACATGTTGAGGTGACCAATATTGATGGAGATGGTTCTAACCAAGCTTGGTTTGCTGCAACTATTGTTAAACCAGTGGGGAATAATAGGTACCTCATTCGGTTTGAGACCTTGAGAACCGAAGATGATACTGGTTTCTTAGAGAAAGAGATGGATAGCTCGCACATTAGGCCTCCTCCACCACATATTCCGGTGCCTGACCAGTTTAAAATGTTTGATCACGTTGAAGTTTTGTACAAAGGTGGGTGGTGGAAGGGCGTGATTGCAGAGGTTCTTCCTGACGATTCTAAATATCTGGTCTTTTTAGCTAACTATGATAAATTGGAATGTAAACACTCTGATTTAAGGCCACGCCAAGGCAGCATTGATGAAAACTGA
- the LOC121215597 gene encoding protein AGENET DOMAIN (AGD)-CONTAINING P1-like, with the protein MSHKGKAIDAPATEDLDYLQPGSVVEVSHENNDCLRVWYTATIIERRATSTNDERYVVQLTDIYQDRNSGTKLLLEYNSVDIRPLPPPLPPRKFKAGDMVEAYYQNGWYEGEITLMLDNYNCMFQISSRFLLFGVNQLRHHRTWFNGDWIPPLNLYVTKSIWDEDLTDRMMEIDSNQLEWETDSGSAETSTAGTGNILEESDQKTKEEFSEGERVEVANIDEDGFNQAWLAATIVKPVENNRYIIRYETLRTGNDTGFLVKEMDSLHIRPPPPDIPVPHQFKMFDNVDALYKGGWWKGIITRVLPRGSRYKVHFDNNGKVMEFKHSDLRLHLDWIDRKWTRPSPEV; encoded by the exons ATGTCGCACAAAGGCAAGGCCATCGACGCCCCTGCCACCGAAGATCTTGACTACCTGCAACCAGGTTCCGTGGTTGAGGTCAGCCACGAAAACAATGATTGCCTGCGTGTGTGGTACACGGCCACAATCATCGAGCGGCGCGCTACTTCAACAAACGACGAGAGGTACGTGGTCCAGTTAACCGACATTTACCAAGACAGAAATAGCGGGACAAAACTCTTATTGGAGTACAATAGCGTCGATATACGCCCTTTGCCCCCTCCACTGCCACCAAGAAAATTCAAGGCCGGTGACATGGTGGAGGCTTATTACCAGAACGGCTGGTACGAAGGGGAGATTACTTTAATGTTGGATAATTACAACTGTATGTTTCAGATTTCATCAAGGTTCTTATTGTTTGGAGTGAATCAACTGAGGCATCATAGAACCTGGTTTAATGGGGATTGGATACCGCCATTAAATTTATATGTGACAAAATCTATTTGG GACGAAGATTTGACAGATAGAATGATGGAGATAGATTCTAACCAACTGGAGTGGGAGACTGACAGTGGCAGTGCAGAAACAAGCACAGCAGGGACTGGTAACATATTGGAGGAGTCTGATCAGAAAACTAAAGAAGAGTTTAGTGAGGGAGAACGTGTTGAGGTGGCCAATATTGATGAAGATGGTTTTAACCAAGCTTGGTTGGCTGCAACCATTGTTAAACCAGTGGAGAATAATAGGTACATCATTCGGTATGAGACCTTGAGAACCGGAAATGATACTGGTTTCTTAGTGAAAGAGATGGATAGCTTGCACATTAGGCCTCCTCCACCGGATATTCCAGTGCCTCACCAGTTTAAAATGTTTGATAACGTTGATGCTTTGTACAAAGGTGGGTGGTGGAAAGGTATAATTACACGGGTCCTTCCTCGTGGTTCTAGATATAAGGTCCATTTTGATAACAACGGAAAAGTAATGGAATTTAAACACTCTGATTTAAGACTACACCTAGACTGGATTGATCGAAAATGGACTAGACCTTCCCCAG AGGTATGA
- the LOC121215598 gene encoding protein AGENET DOMAIN (AGD)-CONTAINING P1 gives MSENGKAIDAPATEDPPYLQPGSIVEVNPQDEDCPRAWYTAIIIERRATSTNHKRYVVHCTDLFQERNRETKPFMEYNSVDIRPLPPPLPPRKFKVGDIVEAYCGDGWYEGKIAIVLHDDTYIFQMSPMCLLVGVNQLRLHRTWFNGNWIQPLDESELAVEAEDSTEKVTEMDSNKGVILESEADNAEASKSGTGNILEGSGQITIEEEVFGEGQLVEVANDEDDFNQAWWSATIVKPVGNNRYLIRYETLGTEGDTGFLEKEMNSLHIRPPPPHIPVPRQFKMFDNVNALYKGGWCMGVIIQVLSGGSKYEVYLDNQEKMEFKHSDLRLHQDWINGKWTKPSPEV, from the exons ATGTCAGAAAATGGCAAGGCCATCGACGCCCCTGCCACAGAAGATCCACCGTACCTGCAACCAGGTTCCATAGTTGAGGTCAACCCCCAAGACGAAGATTGCCCGCGTGCGTGGTACACCGCTATAATCATCGAGCGGCGCGCTACTTCAACAAACCACAAGAGGTACGTGGTCCACTGCACCGATCTTTTCCAAGAAAGAAATAGAGAGACAAAACCCTTCATGGAGTACAACAGCGTCGATATACGCCCTCTGCCCCCTCCACTGCCACCAAGAAAGTTCAAGGTGGGTGACATAGTGGAGGCTTATTGCGGTGACGGCTGGTACGAAGGCAAGATTGCTATAGTGTTGCATGATGACACCTATATTTTTCAGATGTCACCAATGTGCTTACTGGTTGGAGTGAATCAATTGAGGCTTCATAGAACCTGGTTTAATGGGAATTGGATACAGCCATTGGATGAATCTGAGCTAGCTGTGGAG GCAGAAGATTCAACGGAGAAAGTGACGGAGATGGATTCTAACAAAGGTGTGATACTGGAGTCTGAGGCTGACAATGCAGAAGCAAGCAAATCAGGGACTGGTAACATATTGGAGGGGTCTGGTCAGATAACAATAGAAGAAGAAGTGTTTGGTGAGGGACAACTTGTTGAGGTGGCCAATGATGAAGATGATTTTAACCAAGCTTGGTGGTCTGCAACTATTGTTAAACCAGTGGGGAATAATAGGTACCTCATTCGGTATGAGACCTTGGGAACCGAAGGTGATACAGGTTTCTTAGAGAAAGAGATGAATAGCTTGCACATTAGGCCTCCTCCACCACATATTCCAGTGCCTCGCCAGTTTAAAATGTTTGATAACGTTAATGCTTTGTACAAAGGTGGGTGGTGTATGGGTGTGATTATACAGGTCCTTTCTGGTGGTTCTAAATATGAGGTCTACTTGGACAACCAAGAGAAAATGGAATTTAAACACTCTGATTTGAGGCTACACCAAGACTGGATTAATGGAAAATGGACTAAACCTTCCCCAG AGGTATGA
- the LOC107929302 gene encoding protein IQ-DOMAIN 14: MGKASKWFRSILGFKKSDPHNQPSPSSSKPTSHKDKRRWSFVKSYREKDSSTNNSNAKLPSSSQQQKDSVSFVERKGDNEVTDPSKHAIAVAAATAAVAEAAVAAAQAAAAVVRLTSNSGRCARESAAVYVCNNNSYIAHDESSAIKIQSAFRGYLARRALRALKGLVRLQALVRGHIERKRTAEWLRRMQALLRAQARARAGRAQISESSQSSCKSSHFHHPDPATPEKFEHVIRSKGTKYEQSSMLKRNGSKSSGRTVDNQEKLHSGWYRRVDEQTWEHSTRIGPNDDEKNDKILEVDTGKPNFISKRRNLFHSTHLSLNSDLYSCSFTNSRDSHQTAPSPSSGEVQSLTPLMLSHSEAIQESPFCGAVDDNSPQFYSASSKGASSKRSPFTPAKSDGTRSYLSGYSDHPNYMSYTESSKAKVRSFSAPKQRPHYERSSSTKRYSIHGFGELKSTTQRSAMHANFASKAYPGSGRLDRLGMPLGYRY, from the exons ATGGGTAAAGCTTCCAAGTGGTTCCGCAGCATCCTCGGCTTCAAAAAATCCGACCCCCATAACCAaccttctccttcttcttcaaaaccaaCTTCCCATAAAGACAAACGGCGTTGGAGTTTCGTCAAATCGTACCGTGAAAAAGACTCCTCCACGAACAATAGTAATGCGAAGTTGCCGTCGTCTTCGCAGCAACAGAAAGACTCTGTTTCCTTCGTTGAAAGGAAAGGTGACAATGAAGTAACGGATCCTAGCAAGCACGCCATCGCTGTTGCTGCCGCTACTGCCGCCGTTGCCGAAGCAGCCGTTGCGGCTGCTCAAGCTGCCGCTGCGGTGGTTAGGCTCACTAGTAACAGTGGTAGGTGCGCGCGTGAATCGGCAGCGGTTTACGTTTGCAACAACAATAGCTATATAGCACACGATGAGTCATCCGCCATTAAGATACAATCTGCATTTCGTGGATACctg GCAAGAAGAGCATTGCGAGCACTAAAAGGATTAGTGAGACTCCAAGCATTGGTTAGAGGTCATATAGAAAGGAAGAGAACTGCAGAATGGTTAAGAAGGATGCAAGCATTATTGAGAGCACAAGCACGTGCTCGTGCTGGCCGGGCCCAAATTTCCGAGTCTTCCCAATCAAGCTGCAAATCGTCTCACTTCCATCATCCG GATCCAGCAACCCCTGAAAAATTTGAACATGTTATTCGATCCAAGGGTACAAAATATGAACAATCATCAATGTTGAAG AGAAATGGATCAAAGTCAAGTGGAAGGACTGTTGATAATCAAGAGAAATTACACTCAGGTTGGTATCGCCGTGTTGATGAGCAAACATGGGAGCATTCAACAAGAATTGGTCCTAATGATGATGAAAAGAATGACAAAATCCTTGAAGTTGACACTGGGAAACCAAATTTCATCTCTAAACGGAGAAACCTCTTTCATTCAACACATCTTTCTCTGAATTCTGATTTATATAGCTGTAGTTTCACTAATTCGAGAGACTCACACCAAACAGCTCCTAGTCCTTCATCTGGTGAAGTTCAGTCTTTAACTCCATTGATGCTGTCTCACTCTGAAGCAATACAGGAAAGCCCTTTCTGCGGTGCTGTTGATGATAATAGTCCACAATTCTATTCTGCATCATCAAAAGGAGCTAGTTCCAAGAGAAGCCCCTTCACTCCTGCTAAGAGTGATGGCACTAGAAGCTACCTAAGTGGTTACTCAGACCATCCAAATTACATGTCTTACACTGAATCGTCAAAAGCTAAGGTAAGGTCTTTCAGTGCTCCAAAACAAAGGCCTCATTATGAAAGATCTAGTTCAACAAAGAGGTACTCCATTCATGGTTTTGGTGAATTGAAATCAACTACACAAAGGTCTGCCATGCATGCAAACTTCGCCAGCAAAGCTTACCCCGGTTCGGGTAGGTTGGACAGGCTAGGAATGCCCCTTGGGTATAGATACTAA